In the genome of Rhodamnia argentea isolate NSW1041297 chromosome 3, ASM2092103v1, whole genome shotgun sequence, one region contains:
- the LOC115750400 gene encoding uncharacterized protein LOC115750400, with protein MKPFKSWRLLLRKKSASFDGGKCAFKMKQLPFMGIICLGMLFIVYRTTKYQYRQTEMEINLHPFDTLKESQGLSRRLGSLPRGIIQARSDLELRPLWSTSSSRSKVDVSGNEVDIPSYRNLLAMPVGIKQKHNVNDIVQKFLPDNFTVMLFHYDGKVDDWGDLDWSSNAIHVVARNQTKWWFAKRFLHPSVVSVYDYIFLWDEDLGVENFHPRRYLKIVKSEGLEISQPALHPNSTDIHHRITIRSRTKKVHRRVYDVRGSTKCTNTSWGPPCTGFVEGMAPVFSRSAWFCTWHLLQNDLIHGWGMDIKLGYCAQGDRTKKVGVIDSEYIFHKGIQTLGGGGSPGKKGSNSEELTKRHSPSSVDMRAEIRRQSTWELQVFKERWNKAIEMDKDWIDPFPKDTFIRDEKRRKHRRHRQ; from the exons ATGAAGCCATTCAAATCATGGAGACTTCTCTTGAGGAAAAAGAGTGCATCCTTTGATGGG GGAAAATGCGCGTTCAAGATGAAACAGCTACCGTTTATGGGAATCATCTGTCTAGGGATGTTGTTTATTGTATATAGAACGACAAAGTATCAGTACCGTCAGACAGAG ATGGAAATCAATTTACACCCTTTTGACACGCTAAAG gAATCTCAGGGTCTTTCCCGGAGACTAGGCAGTCTTCCACGCGGCATCATACAAGCAAGATCAGATTTGGAGTTGAGACCATTGTGGTCCACAAGTAGTTCAAGGTCAAAG GTTGATGTCTCGGGCAATGAGGTTGATATTCCCAGCTATCGTAACTTACTGGCAATGCCTGTTGGGATCAAGCAAAAGCATAATGTCAATGATATTGTCCAAAAG TTTCTTCCAGACAATTTCACAGTAATGCTATTCCATTATGATGGCAAAGTTGATGATTGGGGAGATCTTGACTGGAGTAGCAATGCCATTCATGTAGTTGCTCGAAACCAAACGAAATG GTGGTTTGCAAAGCGTTTTCTACATCCCAGCGTTGTCTCGGTATATGATTATATATTTCTTTGGGATGAAGATTTAGGTGTGGAAAACTTCCATCCACGGAG ATACCTGAAAATAGTGAAATCAGAAGGCTTGGAAATATCTCAGCCTGCTCTGCACCCAAACTCGACAGATATACATCACAGGATAACAATTCGTTCAAGAACAAAGAAGGTTCATAG GAGGGTATATGATGTGAGAGGCAGCACAAAGTGCACAAATACCAGTTGGGGGCCGCCCTGCACTGG ATTTGTAGAGGGAATGGCTCCAGTTTTTTCAAGATCTGCTTGGTTCTGTACTTGGCATCTTTTGCAG AATGATCTAATCCACGGATGGGGAATGGATATTAAACTCGGGTATTGTGCACAG GGAGACCGTACGAAGAAGGTAGGAGTCATTGATAGCGAGTATATATTTCACAAGGGTATACAAACTTTAGGTGGAGGTGGTTCTCCTGGGAAAAAG GGTTCAAATTCAGAAGAGTTAACAAAG AGACACAGCCCTTCATCAGTTGACATGCGAGCAGAG ATTCGGAGACAATCGACATGGGAGCTTCAAGTCTTTAAAGAGCGGTGGAATAAAGCCATAGAGATGGACAAGGATTGGATTGACCCATTTCCTAAAGACACGTTTATAAGAGATGAAAAGCGGAGAAAGCATAGGCGGCATCGCCAATGA